In Papaver somniferum cultivar HN1 unplaced genomic scaffold, ASM357369v1 unplaced-scaffold_116, whole genome shotgun sequence, the DNA window TCAGTCACATGTAAATATCGAAGAAAATTATAGAGGCTGGAAAAGACTTCTATTTTTCATATTCTTGGATGCTAAATAAAGAACAGTCAAGTTACTGACCTTGTTTTACAGGATTTGCTATTACTTGAACTAAATGAAAGTAGCGAGTTTTAGGGACTAAATTTGACACTGATCGAGGCATTGCTTTGGATTCCTGCAGAGGATTTAGCAAGTGACAGTTGCACGCTCAAAACACAGTTCAAGTAATTCTTTCTTGTTACCTGCAACACTGAGGCTCTCCCTGTTTCATACTTTCCATACTGGCTATACTGAGTCTTTCCGATGATGTCGGTACAATGTTTTGTGTGTATGTAATGTACCTTATTAAACTAGAAGGAGAGAAATAAAAGTCGATATTCGGATTCAATTGAACTAATAGTCAATCTGTACAGTTACATGATGAATCTCATATGTCTGTTCACAAAACTCTTTAATATTTGAAAGAACTTCTTTCGAGTTAGCACCTTGTTCAGCTACTACATTACAAGATAGTAAAACCTTGCCAACTGCCATAGACCAAACATGTAAGTCATATACAGAATGGACACCTTTAATACCTACAAGACCAGCTTCAACTTCTGCGACGTTAATACTACTCGGTGCGCTCTCTGTAAGTATGGCTAATAAGTTTCTAAGCATGGGCACAGTAGTACACAGAACTAAGACAGCAAAGCCAAGCGTGCAGAGAAGATCAACAATCAACCAATTCGGTTTTGCCCAGATAACAGCTCCGCCAATCATGACACCAATGGACTGGATAAGATCACCTAGTATATGCAAGTAAGCACCTTGAAGATTCATGTTCaaatgtttttgtttcaattctttAAGAGCACAGTTGATCCAACTCTGAACCGATTTGTCCTGAACTGTGTGGTTGTGTTCAATGTCGCTGCAGCTATGGTTGCCTGCCGAACTTGACATGAGACTCATTTTCTCCTCTTTCACTTTATGGTCTGAATCTTCGGCTCCTCCGTGAttatggtggtggtgatttgCGCAGCCACCGGAGTGGTGATGATGAATGTGGTCATGACCTAACCATTTCAACATGATCAAGTTAATAACAAATCCAAATACTGCAGTGAAGAACATGAGTTTCCCATTCACCATCCCAGCTGCATTTAGAATCCTATGAATTGCTTCATAAATCAAAATCCCTGAAATCAACCAAATGAGCTGTAATGAAAACAATGCTCCTAAAACTTCAAATCTGAAGAACCCAAATGAATGTGTCTTTGTGGGTTCCCAACCGGATGCCCAGACTGTAAAAAGCGAAACGCCGAATCCGACGACATCGCTAACCAAGTGTGCTGCATCAGCCACAACTGCTAAACTGTTTGCTTTCACTCCCCCAATAATCTCAATCAATATAAACAGTAGACAGAAGAGTATGAGTCCACATAGTTTTGTAGCCGATCGGATTCGTTCTTCGGATTCTGATTCCTTCTTGGATCGCCTTGATAAAACACAAACTGGGTATTCATTAGCTATTTGCTTAGAATCAACATCTTGgtgaatttcaatttcagcatCATCTCCCATGTCTGTTTTGAATTAGCCTGTAAATTcaataatgatccaaaaaatcaaaaacaaaaactaaaaattccccaaaattaaatatataaaaaatgagAGATTGAAAGGGTTATCGGGGGAATTGGTATTGGAAAAAAGCTCATATTCAGAGAATCTAATCAAAAACTATAAAAAAGCACATAAAGATGAGAAAGGAATATGTGTGTGGATGGATCTATTTACCTTGGAGGTTTTTCTGTTCAGGGTTCACAACTGAGAGTGCAGTGACAGAGAGAGAATTCTTTTTTGGAATTTCCAAAGAGGAGAGAGTGTTCCAAAAATCTAGCCGTCCGTCCGGTCATACATGTACAGTTACTCTCTCCTTTCCTTATTAAAAAGGAAGATattaataatattattaattagtataattgccaataaaatataaaaataacgGTAGTTAAATATCAATTTCTGAACAGGTTTCTCAATTGACAGAAATGTTTAGAACAAGCAGGGAAAATAGATGAGAACAAGAGAGACATTTAATTAAGCTAATAAATAGAATGCATTCCATAgatttttgcataattttaggaagaggaaaaataaataaaaaataaagaggaAAATCCAGATTTCCCTTGGTTGTAATTTTGAATTTCTACTATCATATACTACTAATTTTGtaaaatatcatcatcatcaatgtAGAAAGATCCCATTTTTAAACCATCAAAGCCATTCCTAAACCCATGATGAATAATAAGGCTCCTCCTCCAAATCCTGAGCTAGCAGCACCACTAGTGGGAGATACAGCTGGTGCATCAACTGGTGAAGGTGCAGGTGCAGCACTTCTAGGTGCCATGACAACAACAATCAATTTCTGTCCTTTCTCACAATGACCTTTAGCTCCACTGGTAAAATAGTAAGGACCAGATTTGCTGAGCTCAACTCTTGTGTTGTTGCCGTCTTTGTATTCAGCAATTGGTTTTGTCAAAACACAGTTCAAGTAATTCTCTCTTGTCACTTGCAACACTGAGTCTTTCCCTGTTTCATACTTCCACACTGCATACAAAgtcgaaaatatatttgattaatttcGCAAATTATTAGGTaaacagatatatatatatatatatatgctggaGCTGGAAATGAGGTTACCCAGAGAATCCCCAAGCTGGAAACGAGAAGATTGAGCCCATTGATTCAGTGGTTGGGATTTAAGTGATGATGGGATTTCCCATCCATTTGATTTGCCTCCAACCATGAAATCTTTAGCTTCTGAGGAGCTGCTTAACATGATCAGATTAACAAGAACCAAGGACATAGACAAAGCTATAATTCTTGATGGAACTGCCATTGCTGATACTTTGACTGATTGGGGATACTTTGACTGATTAGCCTTTAGAGAAGCTTAACTGAATGGACTCGAGAGAAGGAGAGAT includes these proteins:
- the LOC113329383 gene encoding early nodulin-like protein 1, translating into MAVPSRIIALSMSLVLVNLIMLSSSSEAKDFMVGGKSNGWEIPSSLKSQPLNQWAQSSRFQLGDSLVWKYETGKDSVLQVTRENYLNCVLTKPIAEYKDGNNTRVELSKSGPYYFTSGAKGHCEKGQKLIVVVMAPRSAAPAPSPVDAPAVSPTSGAASSGFGGGALLFIMGLGMALMV
- the LOC113329382 gene encoding metal tolerance protein B-like, producing MGDDAEIEIHQDVDSKQIANEYPVCVLSRRSKKESESEERIRSATKLCGLILFCLLFILIEIIGGVKANSLAVVADAAHLVSDVVGFGVSLFTVWASGWEPTKTHSFGFFRFEVLGALFSLQLIWLISGILIYEAIHRILNAAGMVNGKLMFFTAVFGFVINLIMLKWLGHDHIHHHHSGGCANHHHHNHGGAEDSDHKVKEEKMSLMSSSAGNHSCSDIEHNHTVQDKSVQSWINCALKELKQKHLNMNLQGAYLHILGDLIQSIGVMIGGAVIWAKPNWLIVDLLCTLGFAVLVLCTTVPMLRNLLAILTESAPSSINVAEVEAGLVGIKGVHSVYDLHVWSMAVGKVLLSCNVVAEQGANSKEVLSNIKEFCEQTYEIHHVTVQIDY